The following are encoded together in the Oscarella lobularis chromosome 10, ooOscLobu1.1, whole genome shotgun sequence genome:
- the LOC136192446 gene encoding protein mono-ADP-ribosyltransferase PARP14-like isoform X2, with protein MTDASPQCTFQIAKDSLRFGRSATKDRQFLTVQLHLKNIPTNATAETLVLHLKAQDVIEDSKVTPKFLDGGDKAVVFLNDNIVDDEMIENLNRDAADFEGSEKELRFSRIPVSRSVRLCNLSKGVDKGTLRNYLFGLSTSPPVPLVEAVEVSEDLHCNSAIVTLRTIAEREALLKLATWPVLSNCQPKVEPYSLYPTSAIDTDSDANPPTSAAASAEAPTPLVEPELNEPFELILQAPDDIDEDIIDYIYADRRRERTFQRKFTLGELQWDSETKTLTVTCRQLSSSESDFTKEVKDEVAALCDVYDKKFLYVSDASLWDRALDYASKENSIRGNSCRITGNRDESRIWFIGESVSDLHSHCGTVIGDWLREKEKREEVIEDSIPCHSRSRLRLLTSCKQYHALEEKVTLNSRPDLQKIDIKGQTYEVHSAKETIVSLLGDIDEKIVTVENRLWTFFQGPGFQQLIAAMNERQLRAVPVSVEEDHPGIRIAAFRDDLSEARLLVKSQFTSQKIEPEDDEQRTYLQTSQAANAFEGVCSKLLLRMEGFGSPSEEFWVTGRADNVKKACNEVLKSLKGSVIYTKSVPLLGRSHIDYLLKFSNIEIEGIVASLQQYKAKISFEKNPPSILLKATQDGFDSLQRRVEALVDGLCTETEELKKHGLEKYVSSREFKHEKTEIQDQHSVIITLGEEDEYDVDDEAADTSGYADDDSSSTSLGVFSSTKDSSRVIRLFAGDLCSHEVDAIVNAANENLDHGGGLAHVIVERAGYQVQTESRQVLAKRRNGRLKPGEAVFTSAGNLTTTRFVIHAVGPRWHGSKKSKAAECLREAVTSSLKEADKLNLVSVAFPAIGAGMFGCPSDFVAENMVLAVDKFFSKNSKSTVKRVDFVMRDQDTKNIRCFSDELSRKLKMATSPMKRSRSPRPQRMQSGPRERSLPSSNFSSGRRSDVDIVVKGGDITQEEADAIVNSTDANLDMQAAQASKAIARVAGPGLQEECTAKRKSAPLKPGEVCVTMGFSLPATNVFHIICPQSPQDLEKIVYECVQKAASLNLYSIAFPALGTGNLGIPDKQAAAALFAGFSRFCDTAGSSNSVKTIKVVVYDSSKLAVFRNASANPSSSPQMIRTQVSSSGGPPAPPVPSNEATLANNCLVRVEKGSVTSDSSDAIVATQGIVLQAVLKADTTANSDWGSKYPKGWTSNDEVCELSTSQLRSKIVYAVAPSKCSSDKKDAQNSQVITDLIIKCLTAANSANHTSIAIPALGTGNLGYSNAVCAGGILEAAKSFASKVSNPSLKLIKIVVFDAHRVSDFETELQSRITPSVASTSGGGLVSRFFGGVKSAVSSFLPSSLTTTTSAASTERFIRTRKEVKSVSASEPDSIRVAIVGQNKHVCRAALGLLRKAVDENCVRRAYQGKIPTAFDEGKLKEISHRLEVALAIDVVPGSDGTDSSPVIYVAGKRSEVSEALIEIGRVFTETMERELDEVAAEGVSTKVSWKWQADDGSWKPYDKSANLEIEKMYKKAAFKDAKAKFTITINKAKYEIDLQSMFQTSRSNSKKRKIVREDVEAAGAVVEFPSTWSSDVERGEVSVVLLQSSSQEYQDISKNFTATLLGKPATIQKIERIENPILYRQYSLARDLLAAKRADEIAAGTAKLEFDLYHGTGEDAVQHVIDNGFNRIYAGSAVGKLYGAGVYFAKESGVSHHYARANAQNERPMFLCNVLMGLYTVGSQALLEPPVINASKSKTDRYDSTVDSTSNPRIFVSCWRDNMAYPAYIITFT; from the exons ATGACGGATGCGTCGCCACAGTGCACATTTCAGATCGCAAAG GACTCACTACGCTTTGGAAGAAGCGCCACAAAAGATCGTCAATTTCTTACGGTTCAACTCCACTTAA AAAATATTCCAACCAATGCTACTGCTGAAACACTCGTTTTACACTTGAAAGCTCAAGACGTGATTGAAGACTCAAAAGTGACTCCGAAGTTTCTAGACGGTGGAGATAAGGCAGTCGTCTTCCTCAATGACAACATTGTTG ACGATGAAATGATTGAAAATTTGAACAGAGATGCTGCTGATTTCGAAGGAAGCGAAAAGGAGCTTCGTTTCAGTCGTATTCCCGTTTCTCGTTCCGTTCGTCTATGCAATCTCTCAAAAGGAGTCGATAAAGGAACACTTCGCAACTATCTATTTGGTCTATCTACTTCCCCTCCTGTTCCCTTGGTCGAAGCTGTGGAGGTGAGCGAAGATTTGCATTGCAATTCTGCGATTGTCACCTTAAGAACAATCGCCG AAAGAGAAGCTCTGTTGAAGCTTGCAACGTGGCCTGTTCTTAGCAACTGTCAGCCCAAGGTCGAACCGTATTCGCTATACCCAACCTCTGCTATCGACACAGACAGTGACGCGAATCCTCCTacatccgccgccgcttctgCCGAAGCTCCAACTCCTTTAGTTGAACCAGAGTTAAACGAGCCTTTTGAACTTATACTTCAGGCTCCGGACGATATTGATGAAGATATCATAGACTACATCTACGCTGATAGAAGACGAGAGCGAACGTTTCAGAGAAAGTTTACCCTTGGTGAGCTGCAATGGGACTCGGAGACAAAAACGTTAACTGTCACCTGTCGCCAGCTAAGTTCTTCTGAATCTGACTTTACAAAGGAGGTGAAGGATGAAGTCGCTGCCCTCTGCGATGTCTACGACAAAAAGTTTCTCTACGTTTCTGACGCTAGTCTTTGGGATCGCGCTTTGGATTACGCTTCAAAAGAGAATTCTATTCGCGGTAACTCGTGCCGTATCACTGGTAATCGCGATGAAAGCAGAATCTGGTTTATTGGCGAAAGCGTCTCGGATCTACATTCTCATTGCGGAACCGTAATCGGCGATTGGcttcgagagaaagaaaaacgtgaaGAAGTGATCGAAGACTCGATTCCTTGTCACTCAAGAAGCCGCTTGCGTCTTCTAACGTCGTGCAAGCAGTATCACGCTCTGGAAGAGAAAGTAACCTTAAATTCCAGGCCGGATCTTCAGAAAATAGACATCAAGGGACAAACCTATGAAGTTCACAgcgcaaaagaaacgattgtTAGTCTCTTGGGTGATATCGATGAAAAGATTGTCACCGTGGAGAATCGCTTATGGACTTTCTTTCAAGGTCCTGGTTTCCAGCAGCTTATCGCAGCTATGAATGAGCGGCAACTGCGTGCTGTGCCTGTTTCGGTCGAAGAGGATCATCCAGGCATTCGAATTGCAGCGTTTAGAGACGATCTCTCCGAAGCCCGTCTATTGGTCAAGTCTCAGTTCACCTCTCAGAAAATTGAGCCTGAAGATGATGAACAACGTACTTATCTTCAAACTTCCCAGGCTGCGAATGCTTTTGAAGGTGTCTGCAGTAAACTTTTGCTTAGGATGGAAGGCTTTGGGTCACCATCTGAAGAGTTCTGGGTGACAGGTCGCGCTGATAACGTCAAGAAGGCGTGCAACGAAGTGCTCAAAAGCCTTAAAGGCAGCGTTATTTACACGAAGTCGGTGCCTCTTCTCGGAAGATCACACATAGACTATTTGCTCAAATTTTCCAATATAGAAATCGAAGGAATAGTCGCTTCCTTGCAACAGTACAAAGCAAAGAtttctttcgaaaaaaatcCACCTTCTATTCTGCTGAAAGCGACCCAAGACGGATTTGACTCTTTGCAGAGAAGAGTTGAAGCACTTGTTGACGGTCTCTGCACCGAGACAGAGGAACTAAAGAAGCACGGTTTAGAAAAGTACGTCAGCAGCAGAGAATTTAAGCACGAAAAGACAGAAATACAAGACCAACACAGCGTCATTATTACCttaggcgaagaagacgaatacgacgtcgacgacgaagcggcagATACGTCCGGCTATGCGGATGACGATTCGTCCTCGACTTCCCTTGGCGTGTTTAGCTCTACGAAAGATTCGTCCCGCGTtattcgtcttttcgctGGCGACTTGTGTAGCCATGAAGTGGATGCAATTGTCAATGCAGCGAACGAGAATCTTGATCATGGCGGTGGACTCGCGCACGTCATCGTTGAAAGAGCCGGTTACCAAGTTCAGACCGAGAGCCGACAAGTGTTGGCTAAACGCCGCAACGGTCGTCTCAAACCCGGTGAAGCTGTTTTCACTAGTGCCGGCAATTTGACCACTACTCGGTTTGTTATACATGCCGTTGGGCCTCGTTGGCATGGGAGCAAGAAGAGCAAGGCGGCAGAGTGTCTCCGAGAAGCCGTTACATCCTCTCTCAAAGAAGCCGACAAGTTAAATCTTGTTAGCGTCGCTTTTCCTGCTATTGGAGCCGGCATGTTTGGCTGTCCCAGCGATTTCGTGGCTGAGAACATGGTCCTTGCCGTTGATAAGTTCTTCTCGAAGAATTCCAAATCTACAGTCAAACGAGTTGACTTCGTCATGAGAGACCAAGACACGAAAAATATCCGCTGTTTTAGTGACGAACTCAgcagaaaattgaaaatggcTACTTCACCAATGAAGCGTTCACGCTCACCGCGGCCGCAGAGAATGCAGTCTGGTCCAAGAGAACGGTCCTTGCCATCGTCCAACTTTTCGAGTGGCAGAAGAAGTGATGTCGACATTGTTGTAAAAGGAGGGGATATTACACAGGAAGAG GCTGACGCTATCGTCAACTCGACGGATGCTAATCTTGATATGCAGGCAGCACAGGCATCAAAGGCTATTGCTCGCGTTGCTGGTCCTGGATTGCAGGAAGAGTGCACAGCGAAACGAAAATCTGCCCCTTTGAAACCGGGAGAGGTGTGCGTGACAATGGGTTTTAGTCTTCCGGCAACAAATGTCTTTCATATCATTTGTCCTCAGTCTCCCCAG GACTTAGAGAAAATAGTGTACGAGTGCGTTCAGAAAGCGGCTTCGCTCAACCTGTACTCTATTGCGTTTCCTGCGCTAGGAACTGGAAACTTGGGTATTCCTGATAAACAAGCTGCGGCTGCCCTCTTTGCAGGATTTAGTCGGTTTTGTGACACCGCCGGTTCGTCGAACAGTGTCAAGACAATCAAAGTCGTTGTCTACGACTCTTCTAAGTTGGCGGTGTTTAGAAACGCATCAGCAAACCCAAGTAGTTCACCGCAAATGATACGAACGCAGGTCTCATCGTCTGGAGGGCCGCCAGCACCGCCAGTTCCTTCAAATGAAGCGACATTAGCCAACAATTGCCTTGTCAGGGTAGAGAAGGGTAGCGTGACATCCGATTCATCAGATGCAATTGTCGCAACCCAAGGTATTGTTTTACAAGCAGTCCTTAAAGCTGATACGACAGCCAATTCTGACTGGGGTAGCAAGTATCCTAAAGGTTGGACATCGAACGACGAGGTGTGTGAACTGAGCACCAGTCAGCTTAGAAGCAAGATAGTCTATGCGGTAGCTCCAAGCAAATGCTCGTCCGACAAAAAGGACGCTCAAAATAGTCAAGTTATCACAGATTTAATTATCAAATGCTTGACGGCAGCCAATTCAGCCAACCACACGTCAATAGCAATTCCGGCTCTTGGAACAGGCAATCTCGGCTATAGCAACGCGGTCTGTGCAGGCGGAATTTTAGAAGCTGCTAAAAGTTTCGCTTCAAAAGTTTCGAATCCGTCGTTGAAGCTGATTAAAATTGTCGTGTTTGATGCTCATCGCGTTAGTGATTTTGAGACAGAACTTCAGTCTCGCATAACTCCCTCTGTCGCCTCTACATCTGGTGGTGGCCTGGTGAGCCGATTCTTCGGTGGCGTTAAGTCCGCCGTGTCGTCATTTTTACCTTCTTCACTTACTACGACCACTTCAGCAGCATCTACTGAGCGGTTCATAAGGACGAGAAAGGAGGTGAAGAGCGTATCTGCGAGCGAGCCAGATTCCATCAGGGTTGCAATAGTCGGTCAAAACAAGCATGTTTGCCGTGCTGCTTTGGGTCTTCTTAGAAAAGCCGTCGATGAAAACTGTGTGCGCCGTGCGTACCAAGGAAAGATTCCAACCGCTTTTGACGAAGGAAAGCTTAAAGAGATTTCCCATCGGTTGGAAGTTGCATTGGCTATTGATGTGGTTCCTGGAAGCGATGGAACTGATAGCAGTCCTGTGATATATGTTGCAGGAAAAAGATCTGAAGTCTCCGAAGCTTTGATTGAAATTGGGCGAGTCTTCACGGAGACGATGGAGAGAGAATTGGACGAAGTGGCTGCAGAGGGTGTCAGTACCAAAGTGAGCTGGAAATGGCAGGCCGACGATGGAAGCTGGAAGCCATACGACAAATCCGCAAATTTGGAAATTGAGAAGATGTACAAGAAAGCAGCGTTTAAGGACGCCAAGGCAAAATTTACGATTACGATTAATAAGGCCAAGTACGAGATAGACCTCCAAAGTATGTTCCAGACGTCTCGATCCaactcaaagaaaagaaaaatagtcCGTGAAGATGTGGAAGCAGCAG GGGCTGTCGTTGAGTTTCCTTCGACGTGGTCTTCTGATGTAGAGCGTGGAGAAGTCAGTGTCGTACTTCTCCAGTCTTCCAGCCAAGAATATCAGGATATCAGTAAAAATTTTACTGCTACCCTACTAGGCAAACCGGCAACGATTCAGAAAATAGAACGCATCGAGAATCCGATCTTATATCGGCAGTACTCCCTAGCGAGAGATCTCCTTGCCGCTAAACGAGCTGATGAAATAGCGGCTGGTACAGCTAAACTCGAGTTCGATTTGTATCACGGCACTGGTGAAGATGCCGTACAGCACGTTATTGACAACGGTTTCAACAGAATTTACGCCGGCAGTGCTGTTG gCAAGCTGTACGGAGCTGGTGTTTACTTTGCTAAGGAATCAGGAGTATCACATCATTATGCTCGTGCAAATGCTCAGAACGAAAGGCCAATGTTTTTGTGCAACGTTCTGATGGGTTTGTATACTGTAGGGAGTCAGGCTTTGCTGGAGCCTCCGGTCATTAATGCCAGCAAAAGCAAGACGGATCGCTATGATAGCACTGTTGACAGTACAAGCAATCCAAGAATCTTTGTCAGCTGCTGGCGAGACAACATGGCTTATCCAGCCTACATCATTACTTTCACCTAA